From a region of the Candidatus Zixiibacteriota bacterium genome:
- a CDS encoding decaprenyl-phosphate phosphoribosyltransferase: MIKYLLKAMRPHQWSKNLVVFAGLIFAREFTNIDLVLKSILAFGVFCLASSAVYLINDVIDYEKDRNHPKKRNRPIAADKLPRSTATVWAVILMATALAGAYFMLNIQFTTAVLAYLLLIIFYSTVLKQV, encoded by the coding sequence ATGATCAAGTACCTGCTGAAGGCCATGAGACCTCACCAATGGTCCAAAAACCTTGTCGTTTTTGCAGGGCTGATATTCGCCCGCGAATTTACCAATATCGACCTGGTACTGAAATCAATTCTGGCTTTCGGCGTATTCTGCCTGGCTTCATCGGCTGTTTACCTGATCAATGATGTCATCGACTACGAAAAAGACCGCAATCATCCCAAAAAACGTAATCGCCCGATCGCGGCTGATAAACTGCCACGGTCCACGGCGACTGTCTGGGCGGTAATCCTGATGGCAACCGCTCTGGCAGGAGCGTATTTTATGCTCAATATACAGTTTACAACCGCTGTGCTGGCATATCTTCTGTTGATCATATTTTATTCAACTGTTTTGAAGCAGGTA
- the epsI gene encoding EpsI family protein, with translation MGKTGIQKTPFLITVALLVVFGGLSYILRYTTVTPDRPADFEQLPLEYKDWQGEEHIFSEVTYQVLQATSTTMRSYTHPQLDNSQPGLFIGYFEDQKYGAQIHSPRHCLPGGGWGIMSHTVTTLEINGRSLPVNRLIIGARNVRQLMYYWFETRSGIITNEFALKFDLFKNALLMRPTDAAFIRLTLFLPQGKTEQEGEQVLQNFLSDFLPKIENSLPFESR, from the coding sequence ATGGGAAAAACCGGAATTCAAAAAACTCCGTTCCTGATCACTGTCGCACTGCTGGTGGTTTTCGGCGGATTATCCTACATTTTGCGTTATACTACGGTCACTCCTGACCGTCCGGCTGATTTTGAACAGCTCCCGCTCGAATACAAAGATTGGCAGGGCGAGGAACATATATTTTCCGAGGTGACTTACCAGGTCCTGCAGGCCACATCGACCACAATGCGGAGCTACACTCATCCGCAACTGGACAACAGCCAGCCCGGGTTATTCATCGGATATTTCGAGGATCAGAAATATGGCGCCCAGATTCACAGCCCGCGTCACTGCCTGCCCGGCGGAGGATGGGGCATCATGAGCCATACGGTCACCACACTCGAAATCAACGGGCGCAGTTTGCCGGTCAATCGCTTAATTATCGGGGCTCGCAACGTGCGCCAGTTGATGTACTACTGGTTTGAAACCCGGTCAGGGATAATCACCAACGAGTTCGCTCTCAAATTTGACCTGTTCAAAAATGCTCTGTTGATGAGACCGACTGATGCCGCCTTTATACGACTCACGCTCTTTTTGCCCCAGGGAAAAACCGAACAGGAAGGGGAACAGGTACTGCAAAACTTCCTCTCCGATTTCCTTCCGAAAATAGAAAACAGCTTGCCTTTCGAATCCCGATAG